The window CTTCTCCCGCGTCGTCGGGGTCGTGGCGAGCGTGGTGTAGCTCTTCGAGAAGTCGTTCGCCGGGGCGCCGTTCACCCCTGAGAACGTCATGTTCCAGTTGCCGCCCTGCCACGAGCCGATCGTGGAGTTCCGGGTGTACCACTGCTGCTGCGACCCGGAGGTCACCGTGCCGTCGACCTTGGTGTCGGCGATGTAGCCGCCCGACGAGTACCCCTGGCCGCCGTCCTGGTTGGACGGCCCCATCGTCAGGTTCCCCTTGATGTGCACCCGACGCATCGGCGCGGCCTGGGACACCGCCCACCGGTCGGTGCCGCCTTCGGGGACGATCGCCACGTTCTCGACCGACCGCCAGAAGTTCTGCGTCGCGTTCTTCTCGTCCCCGGCGTTCCATCCGGAATCGACGTTCACGGCACCGTTGATCGTCACGTCATCGGGGTTCTTCCCCAACCCGGCGACCGATGTGTAGAAGCCCAGGTTCGCCCAGACGCGGCCGTAGCTGCCAGGCTTGAACAGGAAGGCGTACCGCTGCGTGCCGAACTGCGCGCTCGTGCTGCGGAGCTGACTGGTGAAGGCGGCGTCGACGTCGGCCTGGATGGTCGACGCGGGCACCGAGGGATCGTAGATCTTGACGTTGCTCCCGAAGTCCGGGGTGTCGCTCGTCGTGACCGCCTGAGCGGAGACCGCGGGGACGAGGGCCCCCACGACACCGGCGCTCAAGGCGATCGCGACGAGCTGCTTCATCCGTCGTTGCATGATGCTCGATTCGTCATCGTGCGGCGTCGTTGCCACACGGAACAGACCGTAGACCTGTCGGAGCGCCCGGACAGTCGGACGAAAAGGGGACCAGTGGCGACCCAGGGTCGCAGCAGACCGACCCGGCGCGCGACGCTGAACGCGCGTCCACGCGCGACGACGACAGTGGAACGCATGAGCCAGTACGACAAGCGCGACCCGAACACCCTCTACCCGGCCCCGCCGTACCCGAAGCAGGAGCAGTCGCTGCCGGGTGCCGCCTGGAAGATGGACCCGAAGCCGGACCACGGCGAGGAGAGCTACGTCGGCCGTGAGCGGCTGACCGGCTACCGCGGTATCATCACCGGCGCCGACTCCGGCATCGGTCGAGCGGCCGCCATCGCGCTGTCGCGTGAAGGCGCCGACCTGGTGCTGTCCTACCTGCCGGACGAGCAGGAGGACGCCGAAGAGGTCCGCGACCTGCTCGAGTCCGAGGGCCGTCGCGCGGTCCTGTTCCCCGGTGACATCTCCGACGAGCAGTACTGCAAGGACCTGGTGCAGAAGGGCGTCGACGAGTTCGGCGGTCTCGACACCCTGGTCATGGTCGCCGGCCGCATGGACAGCAACGAGGACATCCTGACCCTCGACACGTCGATGTTCGACTCGACGTTCAAGACCAACATCTACTCGCTGTTCTGGCTGACCAAGGCTGCGGTGCCGCACCTCGAGCCGGGCTCCACCATCGTGACGACGGGTTCGATCCAGGCGTCGACGCCGTCGGCCGACAAGATCGACTACGCGGTGTCGAAGGGTGCGATCAAGCTCTTCACCGAGGCCGTCGCACAGCAGCTCGCCCCGAAGGGCATCCGCGTGAACTCCGTCGCCCCGGGACCGGTGTGGACGCCGCTGCAGCCGGGCTCCGACGACGCCGAGACCGTGTCGCACTTCGGCGAGACCTCGCCGTTCGGTCGACCCGGGCAGCCCGCCGAGCTCGGTGCCGCGTACGTGCACCTCGTGAGCCCGGAGTCCAGCTACCAGTCCGGATCCACGATCACGATCGCCGGCGGAACGCCCGCGTTCTGATCGGCGTCGTGACAGACGAGGAGACCACGTGTCCGCAGTGACGCACACCGTGTTGGTCGAGTGGGACGGAGCGGACCGGTCGTCCGAGGCCGACGCCCTGTCACGTGAGCACCTGCCGCGGATCG of the Curtobacterium sp. TC1 genome contains:
- a CDS encoding SDR family oxidoreductase, which produces MSQYDKRDPNTLYPAPPYPKQEQSLPGAAWKMDPKPDHGEESYVGRERLTGYRGIITGADSGIGRAAAIALSREGADLVLSYLPDEQEDAEEVRDLLESEGRRAVLFPGDISDEQYCKDLVQKGVDEFGGLDTLVMVAGRMDSNEDILTLDTSMFDSTFKTNIYSLFWLTKAAVPHLEPGSTIVTTGSIQASTPSADKIDYAVSKGAIKLFTEAVAQQLAPKGIRVNSVAPGPVWTPLQPGSDDAETVSHFGETSPFGRPGQPAELGAAYVHLVSPESSYQSGSTITIAGGTPAF